In a genomic window of Siniperca chuatsi isolate FFG_IHB_CAS linkage group LG1, ASM2008510v1, whole genome shotgun sequence:
- the foxf1 gene encoding forkhead box protein F1, which translates to MTAEVQQPPAQTPAQSSPMSAPEKPHGQTAVMETASSTTKTKKTNAGIRRPEKPPYSYIALIVMAIQSSPTKRLTLSEIYQFLQSRFPFFRGSYQGWKNSVRHNLSLNECFIKLPKGLGRPGKGHYWTIDPASEFMFEEGSFRRRPRGFRRKCQALKPMYSMMNGLGFNHIPESYNFQGSGGGLSCPPNSLSLDSGIGMMNGHLAGNMEGMGLSGHTMSHLSANSGHSYMGSCTGSNGSDYPHHDNSASPLLTSGGVMEPHPVYSSSASAWAPAPSASLNNGASYIKQQPLSPCNPGANPLQPSLPTHSLDQPYLHQNGHSTTDLQGIPRYHSQSPSMCDRKEFVFSFNAMTSSAMHSPSSGSYYHHQQVAYQDIKPCVM; encoded by the exons ATGACGGCAGAGGTCCAGCAGCCCCCAGCGCAGACTCCTGCCCAGAGCAGCCCGATGTCTGCTCCGGAGAAGCCGCACGGACAGACTGCGGTGATGGAAACCGCCTCCTCCACTACGAAAACCAAAAAGACAAACGCAGGGATCCGCAGACCAGAGAAACCCCCATATTCATACATAGCTTTAATAGTCATGGCTATCCAGAGCTCACCAACCAAGCGCCTGACGCTCAGTGAAATTTACCAATTCCTACAGAGCCGCTTCCCGTTTTTCAGGGGCTCATACCAGGGATGGAAGAACTCCGTGCGTCACAACTTGTCCCTGAACGAGTGCTTCATCAAGCTGCCCAAGGGCCTCGGCCGGCCAGGGAAGGGCCACTACTGGACTATCGACCCGGCTAGTGAGTTTATGTTCGAGGAAGGCTCCTTCAGAAGGAGACCCAGGGGTTTTAGGCGCAAGTGCCAGGCGCTGAAGCCCATGTACAGCATGATGAACGGCCTGGGATTCAACCACATCCCTGAGTCCTACAACTTCCAGGGGAGCGGCGGGGGCCTCTCCTGTCCGCCCAACAGCTTGTCTCTGGACAGTGGGATTGGGATGATGAATGGACACTTGGCAGGTAACATGGAGGGGATGGGTCTGTCCGGGCACACCATGTCACATTTGTCGGCCAACAGTGGACATTCCTACATGGGAAGTTGTACAGGATCCAATGGGAGTGATTATCCCCACCACGACAATTCCGCCTCCCCTCTGCTCACCAGCGGAGGAGTCATGGAGCCTCACCCTGTCTACTCGAGCTCTGCCTCGGCGTGGGCTCCGGCCCCCTCGGCCTCGCTGAATAACGGGGCCTCCTACATAAAACAGCAGCCTCTGTCTCCTTGTAACCCAGGTGCCAACCCGCTGCAGCCAAGCTTGCCCACACATTCACTAGACCAACCTTACCTGCACCAGAACGGGCACAGCACTACAGATTTACAAG GTATTCCTCGGTACCATTCACAGTCTCCAAGCATGTGTGACCGAAAAGAGTTCGTCTTCTCGTTCAACGCCATGACGTCCTCGGCGATGCACTCACCGAGCAGCGGCTCGTACTACCACCACCAACAGGTCGCCTACCAGGACATCAAGCCCTGCGTCATGTGA